From the genome of Denticeps clupeoides chromosome 4, fDenClu1.1, whole genome shotgun sequence, one region includes:
- the LOC114787530 gene encoding uncharacterized protein LOC114787530 isoform X2, producing MRFEILLCLLQFWKTTAIPWTPDTRKVSESTCIKLGQRVQLIHNLDCGRWVWKLFKGSDTPHITILPRVSVSWPPGVAPEPNCTRKICCKTGSTHLPTSRIIGHTLNNPTQFRNTTAWYRLKAIADSNIGSMHIMHHQDNNGRDPKKCYNIKDLEPASYRCRHTEPHNHTHIGYTELLFNLTSPTTEDNRPRAFVWTSRREGTYCVGKCKSNLNTFTNPQNCSWTSNYCITLTTCGYRKPSQCPKLHPIPPGGLIRGNINKTLLHDVNLVMTHVSYNISNILSAYVTHCDDDDKTYTWLQTRIDDLVSDYKSRLAVQTPPTRNKRDLFSEVTGLFGSVNSIKNTYKITGQSQYLAWLTNQIATGFQHITNSNENIIKAVKSEAQTLLTISRSLFNQTKTIERDLACRTYAQDLFTTARQEILDLRLRKTPRHALNDLINILDLHRWFTSDKMKIINYSELLSTLMLYTGKECIGCIGFFVTFPLIHPDQVYPNSTTIRSIGTVVKDQVIKWDQLMGYMTSKGTEILFTTRTCCHETSSYVICVCNTLQPFAYNDTRLISVQSLHGYSDAVQVSHTQWCVVSEMTSFSYGGLTCPTNHTFCLEISEDFSMGQLNILGRTALEVDVSPWWDDTFYEQGIHALAETMNLVQQTIQETEYHLNQAQVEVNMAKKTTRILSSSSTRSAKDAYTWWDWVFRGCVISSALIFTFSLVQCCYFHSVLRTLHSTTRAAFILNPLQLPTSQRP from the exons ATGAGGTTTGAAATCCTTCTCTGCCTACTGCAATTCTG GAAAACCACTGCCATCCCATGGACCCCGGATACGCGGAAGGTTTCTGAATCCACATGCATCAAGCTAGGACAGCGAGTCCAGCTCATACACAACTTAGACTGTGGGAGATGGGTATGGAAACTTTTTAAGGGGTCAGACACACCTCACATCACAATTTTACCTAGGGTATCAGTTTCATGGCCCCCCGGTGTAGCACCGGAACCAAATTGCACACGCAAAATATGTTGTAAGACAGGATCCACCCATCTCCCGACATCCAGAATAATAGGACACACACTTAATAATCCCACACAATTTCGAAATACAACTGCCTGGTATAGGCTTAAGGCAATAGCAGACTCAAATATCGGTAGTATGCACATAATGCACCACCAAGATAATAATGGACGAGATCCAAAAAAATGCTATAACATCAAGGATCTTGAACCTGCATCGTATCgatgcagacacacagaaccacacaaccacacacacatagggtATACAGAACTGCTATTTAACTTAACTTCCCCTACAACTGAAGACAATAGACCGAGAGCTTTTGTTTGGACCAGTCGGAGAGAAGGAACCTACTGTGTAGGAAAATGCAAATCCAACCTCAATACATTTACTAACCCTCAAAATTGCTCATGGACATCAAATTATTGCATAACTCTCACCACTTGTGGCTATCGCAAACCCTCACAATGTCCCAAGTTACATCCCATCCCTCCAGGCGGACTCATCAGAGGGAATATTAATAAGACACTACTACATGATGTAAATCTTGTCATGACACATGTCAGTTACAACATATCTAACATCTTATCTGCATATGTAACTCATTGTGATGACGATGATAAAACCTACACATGGTTGCAGACACGTATCGATGATCTAGTTTCTGATTACAAAAGTAGATTGGCTGTTCAAACACCACCCACACGAAACAAACGGGATCTATTCAGTGAAGTCACTGGTCTTTTTGGCTCAGTGAActccattaaaaatacatacaaaatcaCTGGACAATCTCAGTATCTTGCATGGCTGACAAACCAAATCGCTACAGGATTCCAACACATCACGAATAGCAacgaaaacataattaaagcaGTTAAATCAGAGGCCCAAACACTTTTGACCATTAGCCGCTCACTTTTTAATCAAACTAAAACAATTGAACGTGACTTGGCATGCAGAACATATGCCCAAGATTTATTCACAACAGCCAGACAAGAAATATTGGACCTTCGACTCCGAAAAACTCCCAGACATGCCTTAAATGATTTAATCAACATCCTAGATTTGCATAGGTGGTTTACATCTGACAAAATGAagattattaattattctgaACTGTTGTCTACACTTATGCTATATACTGGAAAAGAATGTATTGGATGCATAGGATTTTTTGTTACCTTCCCTTTGATACATCCTGACCAAGTATATCCAAATTCGACCACCATTCGTTCAATTGGCACCGTAGTCAAAGACCAGGTGATAAAATGGGACCAACTCATGGGGTACATGACATCCAAAGGAACCGAGATCTTATTTACCACACGCACGTGTTGTCATGAGACATCCAGTTATGTAATTTGTGTTTGTAACACTTTGCAGCCATTCGCATATAATGATACTAGACTCATCAGTGTACAGTCATTACATGGTTACTCAGATGCTGTCCAAGTATCTCACACGCAATGGTGTGTCGTCAGCGAAATGACTTCCTTCTCATATGGAGGTCTAACGTGTCCTACCAACCACACCTTCTGCCTTGAGATATCTGAGGATTTCTCCATGGGACAGCTAAACATTCTTGGCAGAACAGCACTGGAGGTTGATGTGTCACCCTGGTGGGATGACACATTCTACGAGCAAGGAATCCACGCCCTGGCAGAGACAATGAACTTGGTGCAACAGACAATTCAGGAAACTGAATACCACCTCAATCAGGCACAGGTGGAAGTCAACATGGCCAAGAAGACGACCAGAATCTTGTCAAGCTCCTCCACTCGTTCGGCAAAGGATGCCTACACATGGTGGGACTGGGTGTTTCGTGGATGTGTCATCAGCAGTGCATTAATTTTCACCTTCTCACTGGTACAGTGCTGTTACTTTCACAGTGTACTCAGGACCCTACACTCAACAACCAGGGCAGCCTTTATTCTTAACCCCCTACAGCTACCTACATCTCAAAGACCCTGA
- the LOC114787530 gene encoding uncharacterized protein LOC114787530 isoform X1 has protein sequence MHIMHHQDNNGRDPKKCYNIKDLEPASYRCRHTEPHNHTHIGYTELLFNLTSPTTEDNRPRAFVWTSRREGTYCVGKCKSNLNTFTNPQNCSWTSNYCITLTTCGYRKPSQCPKLHPIPPGGLIRGNINKTLLHDVNLVMTHVSYNISNILSAYVTHCDDDDKTYTWLQTRIDDLVSDYKSRLAVQTPPTRNKRDLFSEVTGLFGSVNSIKNTYKITGQSQYLAWLTNQIATGFQHITNSNENIIKAVKSEAQTLLTISRSLFNQTKTIERDLACRTYAQDLFTTARQEILDLRLRKTPRHALNDLINILDLHRWFTSDKMKIINYSELLSTLMLYTGKECIGCIGFFVTFPLIHPDQVYPNSTTIRSIGTVVKDQVIKWDQLMGYMTSKGTEILFTTRTCCHETSSYVICVCNTLQPFAYNDTRLISVQSLHGYSDAVQVSHTQWCVVSEMTSFSYGGLTCPTNHTFCLEISEDFSMGQLNILGRTALEVDVSPWWDDTFYEQGIHALAETMNLVQQTIQETEYHLNQAQVEVNMAKKTTRILSSSSTRSAKDAYTWWDWVFRGCVISSALIFTFSLVQCCYFHSVLRTLHSTTRAAFILNPLQLPTSQRP, from the coding sequence ATGCACATAATGCACCACCAAGATAATAATGGACGAGATCCAAAAAAATGCTATAACATCAAGGATCTTGAACCTGCATCGTATCgatgcagacacacagaaccacacaaccacacacacatagggtATACAGAACTGCTATTTAACTTAACTTCCCCTACAACTGAAGACAATAGACCGAGAGCTTTTGTTTGGACCAGTCGGAGAGAAGGAACCTACTGTGTAGGAAAATGCAAATCCAACCTCAATACATTTACTAACCCTCAAAATTGCTCATGGACATCAAATTATTGCATAACTCTCACCACTTGTGGCTATCGCAAACCCTCACAATGTCCCAAGTTACATCCCATCCCTCCAGGCGGACTCATCAGAGGGAATATTAATAAGACACTACTACATGATGTAAATCTTGTCATGACACATGTCAGTTACAACATATCTAACATCTTATCTGCATATGTAACTCATTGTGATGACGATGATAAAACCTACACATGGTTGCAGACACGTATCGATGATCTAGTTTCTGATTACAAAAGTAGATTGGCTGTTCAAACACCACCCACACGAAACAAACGGGATCTATTCAGTGAAGTCACTGGTCTTTTTGGCTCAGTGAActccattaaaaatacatacaaaatcaCTGGACAATCTCAGTATCTTGCATGGCTGACAAACCAAATCGCTACAGGATTCCAACACATCACGAATAGCAacgaaaacataattaaagcaGTTAAATCAGAGGCCCAAACACTTTTGACCATTAGCCGCTCACTTTTTAATCAAACTAAAACAATTGAACGTGACTTGGCATGCAGAACATATGCCCAAGATTTATTCACAACAGCCAGACAAGAAATATTGGACCTTCGACTCCGAAAAACTCCCAGACATGCCTTAAATGATTTAATCAACATCCTAGATTTGCATAGGTGGTTTACATCTGACAAAATGAagattattaattattctgaACTGTTGTCTACACTTATGCTATATACTGGAAAAGAATGTATTGGATGCATAGGATTTTTTGTTACCTTCCCTTTGATACATCCTGACCAAGTATATCCAAATTCGACCACCATTCGTTCAATTGGCACCGTAGTCAAAGACCAGGTGATAAAATGGGACCAACTCATGGGGTACATGACATCCAAAGGAACCGAGATCTTATTTACCACACGCACGTGTTGTCATGAGACATCCAGTTATGTAATTTGTGTTTGTAACACTTTGCAGCCATTCGCATATAATGATACTAGACTCATCAGTGTACAGTCATTACATGGTTACTCAGATGCTGTCCAAGTATCTCACACGCAATGGTGTGTCGTCAGCGAAATGACTTCCTTCTCATATGGAGGTCTAACGTGTCCTACCAACCACACCTTCTGCCTTGAGATATCTGAGGATTTCTCCATGGGACAGCTAAACATTCTTGGCAGAACAGCACTGGAGGTTGATGTGTCACCCTGGTGGGATGACACATTCTACGAGCAAGGAATCCACGCCCTGGCAGAGACAATGAACTTGGTGCAACAGACAATTCAGGAAACTGAATACCACCTCAATCAGGCACAGGTGGAAGTCAACATGGCCAAGAAGACGACCAGAATCTTGTCAAGCTCCTCCACTCGTTCGGCAAAGGATGCCTACACATGGTGGGACTGGGTGTTTCGTGGATGTGTCATCAGCAGTGCATTAATTTTCACCTTCTCACTGGTACAGTGCTGTTACTTTCACAGTGTACTCAGGACCCTACACTCAACAACCAGGGCAGCCTTTATTCTTAACCCCCTACAGCTACCTACATCTCAAAGACCCTGA